The Lewinellaceae bacterium DNA window TGAAATTTTTCAATAAAAGGTAAAAATATATGGCATTAAAAGTAATCGGAACCGGTTTGCCCCGTACAGGCACAGCATCACTTAAAGGGGCGCTGCAATTATTGGGCTATCAACAAACGTATCATATGGATAATCTGCTCAATAATCCAGCAATGGTTAAGTATTGGGTGGAGTTATTTGATACCGGTAAAACGGATTTTGATGTATTATTTGATGGATTTACGGCAAGTACGGATTTTCCCGGTTTTTTTGCATACAAAGCACTGCTGAAAAAATATCCAGAAAGCAAATTTATTCTGACCACCAGGGATCTGGATTCGTGGTATGAGAGTATCCATAAGACGGTCTTTCAGGCTGTTACCTCATTTTTTGCGAAAGAGACACCCACCGACAGTATGCGCCGGGTAGAAGGGGTATTTCAATTATTAGACCGCTATTTATTTGGTCAATTTTTTAATGGGACATTTACGGATAAAGAAAAAACATTATCCATTGTAAAGGCTTATTTACAGGAAGTGAAACAAAATATTCCTGACGGGCAAATGCTTGTTTATGAGATTTCTGAAGGCTGGGAGCCACTGTGTGATTTTCTGGAATTACCAGTGCCGGACCTGGAATTTCCATATAAAAACAAGCGGGAAGATTTTAATACCATGATCGCTAAAATGTTGTCCGGACAAAAAATGGAAGTAAAATAAGCAGAAGCCGCCCAGCAGTGTCCATTTTACGAAAACCATTGAATCCATTTTACGGATTCCCACAAAAGCAAAAAACCGGTATGCCGTCGCCTACCGGTTTTTTAATTTTTAGTTAAGTTTCGACTAATAATAAGAATTGGATTGGTCCTGCACCTTTGTGAAGGAGTATAGACGGTTGGTTAAAGCACAGTAATGAACAAAGAACAGAAAAATGAAATGTCAAGTTAAAGGGGGGAAATTGTGGGGGGGAGATCCGATTGGCTGGTTGTATCTATATAACTTGCCCATTGGATAAAAATTGTATGAAGTCAAAAAAAAAGTTAATTTTTTTTGAAGGTGATTCCACTCCTGATCCGGATGGCGGATTCATGGAAGGCTCTTGT harbors:
- a CDS encoding sulfotransferase family protein; translated protein: MALKVIGTGLPRTGTASLKGALQLLGYQQTYHMDNLLNNPAMVKYWVELFDTGKTDFDVLFDGFTASTDFPGFFAYKALLKKYPESKFILTTRDLDSWYESIHKTVFQAVTSFFAKETPTDSMRRVEGVFQLLDRYLFGQFFNGTFTDKEKTLSIVKAYLQEVKQNIPDGQMLVYEISEGWEPLCDFLELPVPDLEFPYKNKREDFNTMIAKMLSGQKMEVK